From the genome of Pseudomonas bubulae:
ACAACGCCCGTGAGCGACAACGTCAACTTGAAACAGCACCTCAATACACCGAGCGAAGAAGGCCAGACCCTTCGCGGGAGTGTCGAGAAGGCGCTGCACAATTATTTCGCCCATCTGGAGGGCGCTGAAGTCACGGACGTCTACAACCTGGTACTTTCCGAAGTCGAGGCTCCCCTTCTCGAGTGCGTCATGAACTACGTCAAGGGCAACCAGACCAAGGCCTCCGAGCTGCTGGGCCTCAATCGCGGCACCTTGCGCAAAAAGCTCAA
Proteins encoded in this window:
- the fis gene encoding DNA-binding transcriptional regulator Fis, translating into MTMMTETLVSGTTPVSDNVNLKQHLNTPSEEGQTLRGSVEKALHNYFAHLEGAEVTDVYNLVLSEVEAPLLECVMNYVKGNQTKASELLGLNRGTLRKKLKQYDLL